Proteins from a single region of Paenibacillus sp. BIHB 4019:
- a CDS encoding D-alanyl-D-alanine carboxypeptidase family protein gives MKKLRNKLCLCILALAVSLPTAVFAAEAAETPLIPSLPVAEQSGSAEPHLAPSARSAILMDADSGTIIYEKNSHDQLPPASITKIMTMLLIMEALADGKLKLTDKVQTSEYASSMGGSQIFLEPGEEMSVDDMIKGIALASGNDASVAMAEKLGGTEEQFVAMMNEKAKQLGLKETHFANCNGLPSKDHYSSAHDIAVMSRELLKHTNITKYTGMYQDYLRKTSEKPFWLVNTNKLVRFYSGADGLKTGFTNEAKFCLSATARRDGLRIIAVVMGEPNTKTRNTEVSQMFDYAFAQYMTHPIFKEGDAMGRVHVEKGVVSELELVAPHAYSVLLKKGANTSDIRYELKIDGSLKAPVAIGAPIGKLLVYQGDKLLKEFPVDAPQTIERAGWWKMLKRSFGGLFA, from the coding sequence TTGAAAAAACTACGGAATAAACTATGCTTATGCATCCTTGCGCTAGCTGTCTCTTTGCCAACCGCTGTATTCGCGGCAGAAGCGGCTGAGACACCGCTCATCCCATCGCTGCCGGTAGCGGAGCAGTCCGGAAGCGCGGAGCCTCATTTGGCGCCATCGGCCCGTTCTGCCATTCTTATGGATGCGGACAGTGGAACGATTATTTACGAGAAAAACAGCCATGATCAGCTGCCTCCGGCAAGCATCACCAAAATTATGACGATGCTGCTTATTATGGAGGCGCTGGCTGACGGCAAGCTCAAGCTGACCGACAAGGTGCAGACGAGCGAATATGCGTCTTCCATGGGCGGCTCGCAAATTTTTCTGGAGCCCGGCGAGGAAATGAGCGTTGACGACATGATTAAAGGAATTGCTCTAGCCTCTGGCAATGATGCTTCTGTTGCGATGGCTGAGAAGCTTGGCGGCACCGAGGAGCAATTCGTGGCGATGATGAATGAGAAAGCGAAGCAGCTCGGGCTGAAGGAAACCCATTTTGCCAATTGCAACGGCCTGCCTTCAAAGGATCATTATTCGTCGGCACATGACATTGCGGTTATGTCGCGCGAGCTGCTCAAGCATACGAATATTACGAAATACACAGGAATGTATCAGGATTATTTGCGTAAAACGTCAGAGAAGCCATTTTGGCTCGTCAACACGAATAAGCTTGTGCGGTTCTATAGCGGTGCAGACGGCTTAAAAACCGGATTTACGAATGAAGCCAAGTTTTGCTTGTCGGCGACGGCAAGACGGGATGGGCTTCGCATCATTGCAGTCGTAATGGGCGAGCCGAATACGAAGACACGCAATACGGAAGTGTCGCAAATGTTTGATTATGCGTTTGCCCAATATATGACGCATCCGATTTTTAAAGAGGGCGATGCCATGGGCAGGGTGCATGTGGAGAAGGGCGTGGTGTCCGAGCTTGAGCTGGTCGCTCCCCATGCATACAGCGTGCTGCTCAAAAAAGGGGCAAACACGAGCGATATCCGCTATGAGCTGAAAATCGACGGCTCGCTTAAAGCGCCTGTTGCGATCGGCGCGCCAATCGGCAAGCTTCTCGTCTATCAGGGAGACAAGCTGCTGAAGGAATTCCCCGTTGATGCGCCGCAGACGATTGAACGGGCTGGCTGGTGGAAAATGCTGAAGCGTTCGTTTGGCGGATTGTTCGCTTAA
- the spoIIAA gene encoding anti-sigma F factor antagonist, giving the protein MNLQAELEHYRNVLIVRLRGELDHHTADVVKVKMEDAILRGSSDHIILSLKDLQFMDSSGLGVILGRYKQVKARGGKMVVCAVSPSVHRLFEMSGLFKILEIHDNERMAISSLEVVS; this is encoded by the coding sequence ATGAATTTGCAAGCTGAACTGGAGCATTATCGCAATGTGCTTATTGTACGTCTGCGCGGAGAGCTGGATCATCATACAGCCGACGTCGTCAAGGTCAAGATGGAGGATGCGATTTTACGAGGAAGCAGCGACCACATCATTCTCAGCTTGAAGGATTTGCAATTCATGGACAGCTCGGGGCTAGGCGTCATTCTGGGCAGGTATAAGCAGGTGAAGGCAAGAGGCGGGAAAATGGTTGTCTGCGCCGTTAGTCCAAGCGTTCACCGGCTTTTTGAAATGTCGGGCTTGTTTAAAATTTTGGAGATTCATGATAATGAACGGATGGCGATTTCAAGTCTGGAGGTGGTATCGTGA
- the spoIIAB gene encoding anti-sigma F factor — MTLTFSARSENEAFARVAVSAFVSQLDPTLGELNDLKTAISEAVTNAIIHGYDSDAAGKVTIEGYIEGETISLTVIDHGRGIEDLDLARQPLYTSKPELERSGMGFTIMENFMDRFEVVSELGGGTRVSMLKRIESKKALYN, encoded by the coding sequence ATGACATTAACCTTCAGCGCCCGCTCAGAGAACGAGGCTTTTGCCCGCGTAGCGGTGTCAGCCTTCGTCTCCCAGCTCGATCCGACGCTTGGGGAGCTGAATGATTTAAAGACAGCAATCTCGGAAGCGGTAACCAATGCGATTATACACGGCTATGATAGCGACGCAGCCGGTAAAGTGACGATAGAGGGTTATATTGAAGGAGAAACGATCTCCTTGACGGTTATTGACCACGGACGCGGTATTGAAGATTTGGACTTGGCTCGCCAGCCGCTTTACACTTCCAAGCCGGAGCTTGAGCGCTCTGGCATGGGTTTTACGATCATGGAAAATTTTATGGACCGATTCGAGGTTGTCAGCGAGCTTGGCGGCGGTACCCGCGTCAGCATGCTGAAACGAATTGAATCGAAAAAAGCGCTATACAACTAG
- the sigF gene encoding RNA polymerase sporulation sigma factor SigF yields MDSGLKQTAQPYLDDAEVKRLIALSQSGDTLARDTLVGCNIRLVWSVVQRFINRGYEPDDLFQIGCIGLLKSVDKFDLSYDVKFSTYAVPMIIGEIQRFLRDDGTLKVSRSLKETANKVRKMKDELSKVLGRLPTISEVAERLGITPEDVVFAQEANKPPTSIHETVFENDGDPITLMDQIADDSQERWFDKLALTEAIEGLSERERLIVYLRYYRDKTQSEVASRLGISQVQVSRLEKKILQSIKDQIAL; encoded by the coding sequence ATGGATTCCGGGTTGAAACAAACGGCTCAGCCGTATTTGGATGATGCGGAAGTAAAGCGGCTTATTGCGTTAAGCCAGTCTGGCGACACGTTGGCAAGGGACACGCTTGTAGGATGCAATATTCGTTTAGTATGGTCAGTAGTTCAGCGGTTCATCAACCGGGGCTATGAGCCTGACGATCTGTTTCAGATCGGCTGTATTGGCCTGCTCAAGTCGGTTGACAAATTCGACCTTTCCTATGATGTTAAATTTTCCACCTATGCCGTGCCGATGATTATCGGTGAAATCCAGCGGTTTTTGCGAGATGACGGTACGCTTAAAGTTAGCCGCTCGCTCAAGGAAACGGCGAATAAGGTGCGCAAAATGAAAGATGAGCTTTCCAAGGTGCTGGGACGGCTGCCGACTATTAGCGAAGTAGCGGAACGGCTCGGCATTACGCCGGAGGATGTCGTATTTGCGCAGGAAGCGAATAAGCCGCCAACCTCGATTCATGAGACGGTATTTGAAAATGACGGCGATCCCATTACGCTGATGGATCAAATTGCCGATGATTCGCAGGAGCGCTGGTTCGACAAGCTTGCGCTTACCGAAGCTATCGAAGGCCTTAGCGAGCGGGAACGGCTTATCGTGTATTTGCGTTATTACCGGGACAAGACGCAATCAGAAGTCGCGAGTCGTCTAGGCATATCACAAGTACAGGTGTCGCGTCTGGAGAAAAAAATATTGCAGTCCATCAAAGATCAAATCGCCTTGTAG
- a CDS encoding stage V sporulation protein AA has translation MDTMQRQPLYLRLRKRIGIRPEKEVTLGQAARLLGESEEQERRLGQLVLYRHSKPDGNRVVIDLLQIVSRLRELEPGLSIEAYGDPQVLVMIADKPPKPRIPLLIFSWLLLFFGAGLAIMNFHTDVSMKEVHIRIVELITGEHNEHPLWFQIPYSFGIGLGMVLFFNHLFRKRFNEEPNPLEVELFTYQENVNAYVIADEMRKKNDRQTARSEDDA, from the coding sequence ATGGATACGATGCAGCGGCAGCCTCTCTATTTGCGTTTGCGAAAGCGGATTGGGATACGTCCTGAGAAGGAAGTGACGCTCGGGCAGGCGGCGAGGCTGCTTGGCGAGTCCGAAGAGCAGGAACGCCGATTGGGCCAGCTCGTTCTATATCGTCACAGCAAGCCAGACGGCAACCGCGTCGTCATCGATTTGCTGCAAATCGTCAGCCGGCTGCGCGAGCTTGAGCCAGGCTTGTCTATTGAAGCCTACGGCGATCCGCAGGTGCTGGTCATGATTGCGGACAAGCCGCCCAAGCCGCGAATTCCGCTGCTTATTTTTTCGTGGCTGCTGTTGTTTTTCGGCGCGGGTCTGGCAATTATGAACTTCCATACCGACGTCAGCATGAAGGAGGTCCATATTCGGATCGTCGAGCTGATTACCGGAGAGCATAACGAGCATCCGCTGTGGTTTCAAATTCCATATTCCTTCGGCATCGGGCTGGGCATGGTGCTGTTTTTCAACCATCTGTTCCGAAAAAGGTTCAATGAAGAGCCGAACCCACTTGAGGTAGAGCTGTTCACCTACCAGGAAAATGTGAACGCCTACGTCATCGCCGACGAGATGCGCAAAAAAAATGATCGCCAAACCGCTCGGAGTGAGGACGATGCTTGA
- a CDS encoding stage V sporulation protein AB has translation MLDWPIHAFIVMLGLSGGLAVGSGLVALLTVLDLIPRLAQIAYAYSLSIWFETAVISGAVYWTFADFFDWKLSLAGITSQMAAGLLNGIFVGLLAAALTEVLNVFPILAKRIHLSDYLVGLVMAMVLGKTLGSLLDWLWYQW, from the coding sequence ATGCTTGATTGGCCGATTCATGCATTTATTGTCATGCTGGGCTTATCGGGAGGGCTTGCAGTAGGCAGCGGACTGGTGGCGCTGCTAACGGTGCTGGATCTTATTCCGCGGCTTGCACAAATCGCTTATGCCTACAGCCTCTCCATTTGGTTTGAGACGGCCGTTATAAGCGGGGCGGTCTATTGGACATTCGCAGATTTTTTCGATTGGAAGCTTTCGCTTGCAGGCATTACATCACAAATGGCTGCCGGGCTGCTGAACGGCATTTTCGTCGGCTTGCTTGCGGCGGCGCTTACGGAGGTGCTGAACGTCTTCCCCATCCTCGCCAAACGCATCCATTTGTCGGACTATTTAGTTGGCCTTGTGATGGCGATGGTGCTTGGCAAAACATTGGGATCGCTGCTGGACTGGCTTTGGTATCAATGGTAG
- a CDS encoding spore germination protein, with translation MDKDQEQHNDQGQDYKHASIPDMMKLGNERSTDTDVDIHSSGKRKRGWRQVKEYIHAKQLVGGEHQERREESRYDQQQNKEEGQHGDGQPLHARSKTQGRGKSHGKGQSSKQGQDGREERIPSDLDDVLERLKNELGYGTSFDVVVREMTFGERRVAFVFMNGLAKDTLQTEVLKRLTYLQPDDLSSDALHAFLDMYVPASQVKSEQDWNKLLTGILSGGTALFIDKEATALLIDAKNFPARSPDEPSLERVVRGSRDGFVETLMMNISLVRRRLRDPQLRYELVQIGERTQTDVCIAYIDDLVDKELLKSIKEKISMVKVDGIPLADKQLEEATVKRGWSPFPLVRYSERPDVVASHLLEGAVVVFVDTSPSVMILPTTYFDLMQHAEENRQTPFIGTYLRWVRFIGIFASLFLLPLWLLFVIHPELKPQALEFLGPSKTGKLPLLVQFLLAEVGVDLLRLASVHTPTSLATAMSLVSAILIGDIAVQTGIFVNEVILYMSVAAIGMFATPSYELGLANRIVRLVLITLVASLQVPGFIVGTTVILLFLCMERSFNRPYMWPFIPFDFRAMMNIIFRTPVLQNRKRPNLLRPQQLDKMPETE, from the coding sequence ATGGACAAGGATCAGGAGCAGCATAATGACCAGGGGCAAGATTACAAGCACGCTAGTATTCCTGACATGATGAAGCTGGGAAATGAGCGGAGCACCGATACAGATGTGGACATCCATTCATCCGGGAAAAGAAAACGAGGCTGGCGGCAGGTGAAGGAGTACATTCACGCCAAGCAGCTTGTTGGAGGGGAGCATCAGGAGCGGCGCGAGGAGAGTAGATACGACCAGCAGCAAAATAAGGAGGAAGGGCAGCATGGCGACGGCCAGCCGCTGCATGCCCGTTCTAAAACGCAGGGACGAGGGAAGTCGCATGGCAAAGGGCAGAGCAGCAAGCAAGGGCAGGATGGCCGCGAGGAACGAATACCTTCTGATTTGGATGATGTGCTGGAGCGGCTGAAAAATGAGCTTGGCTACGGCACCAGCTTCGATGTTGTCGTTCGGGAAATGACCTTCGGCGAGCGGCGGGTCGCCTTCGTGTTTATGAACGGTTTGGCGAAGGATACGCTGCAAACAGAGGTGCTTAAGCGGCTGACCTATTTGCAGCCGGATGATTTGTCCTCCGATGCGCTGCACGCCTTTCTCGATATGTATGTGCCAGCATCCCAGGTTAAGTCTGAGCAGGATTGGAACAAGCTGCTGACCGGCATTCTCTCGGGGGGAACGGCGCTGTTCATCGACAAGGAAGCGACGGCGCTGCTCATCGACGCCAAAAACTTCCCTGCCCGCTCGCCAGACGAGCCGAGCCTGGAGCGGGTTGTCAGAGGCAGCCGCGACGGTTTCGTCGAAACGTTGATGATGAATATATCGCTTGTCAGACGGAGGCTGCGTGATCCGCAGCTCAGATATGAGCTGGTGCAGATCGGCGAGCGGACGCAGACGGATGTATGTATCGCCTATATTGATGATTTGGTAGATAAGGAATTGCTTAAATCCATTAAGGAAAAAATTTCGATGGTCAAGGTTGACGGCATTCCGCTTGCCGACAAGCAGCTGGAGGAGGCAACCGTTAAACGGGGCTGGAGCCCGTTCCCGCTTGTTCGTTACTCTGAGCGTCCAGACGTAGTTGCTTCTCATTTGCTAGAAGGAGCCGTTGTCGTCTTCGTGGATACGTCGCCGAGCGTCATGATTTTGCCGACAACGTATTTCGATCTTATGCAGCATGCCGAGGAAAATCGCCAGACGCCGTTTATCGGTACCTATTTGCGCTGGGTACGGTTTATCGGCATATTCGCCTCGCTGTTCCTGCTGCCGCTCTGGCTGCTGTTCGTTATCCATCCTGAGCTTAAGCCGCAGGCGCTGGAATTTCTCGGGCCTTCGAAAACCGGCAAGCTGCCGCTGCTCGTGCAGTTTTTGCTGGCGGAGGTCGGCGTTGATCTGCTGCGCCTTGCCTCCGTGCATACGCCGACTTCGCTGGCAACGGCAATGTCGCTCGTATCGGCTATCCTCATTGGCGATATTGCGGTCCAGACAGGCATTTTCGTCAATGAGGTTATTTTGTACATGTCGGTTGCGGCTATTGGCATGTTTGCGACGCCAAGCTATGAGCTGGGCTTGGCGAACCGCATTGTCAGACTTGTGCTCATTACGCTGGTAGCTTCCTTGCAGGTGCCGGGCTTCATCGTTGGAACGACGGTCATCTTGCTGTTTTTGTGCATGGAGCGTTCATTCAACCGCCCTTACATGTGGCCGTTCATCCCGTTCGACTTCAGGGCGATGATGAATATTATTTTCCGGACGCCCGTGCTGCAAAATCGCAAGCGGCCCAATCTGCTGCGGCCGCAGCAGCTCGATAAAATGCCTGAAACGGAGTGA
- the lysA gene encoding diaminopimelate decarboxylase: MYLHGTSKVNAQGHLEIGGCDVTELAKEYGTPLYIVDEALVRKRANEYVTAFQKSGLQFQVAYASKAFSTMAMCALAEQENLSLDVVSDGELHTALKAGFPAARIHFHGNNKSPDEINMALDAGIGCFVVDNSIELKVLNALAKDKGLTVKILLRITPGVEAHTHDYISTGQQDSKFGFDLTNGAAKQAIKEAMELSNLDVLGVHSHIGSQIFEVDGFKMAVEKMSAFAIEIRQDLGLTFQVINLGGGFGIRYVDGDSPLPVAQYVAAITDTLISSFTAADFPLPEIWVEPGRSMVGDAGTTLYTVGTSKEIPGVRKYIAVDGGMMDNPRPALYQSVYEAVLANRANEANEETVTVAGKACESGDKLIIDLELPKANSGDLLAVFCTGAYNYSMASNYNRFRRPAVVFVKDGASDLVVQRESLDNIVGNDLLPARLRKTALAK, translated from the coding sequence ATGTACTTGCATGGAACGAGCAAAGTTAATGCCCAGGGGCATTTGGAAATCGGCGGCTGCGATGTAACGGAGCTGGCGAAAGAATATGGTACGCCGCTATATATTGTCGATGAGGCGCTTGTGCGTAAGCGTGCGAATGAATATGTGACTGCTTTTCAAAAATCCGGCCTGCAATTCCAAGTGGCCTATGCAAGCAAAGCATTCAGCACAATGGCTATGTGTGCGCTTGCCGAGCAGGAAAACCTGTCGCTTGACGTCGTTTCCGACGGTGAGCTTCATACGGCGCTGAAAGCGGGCTTCCCGGCAGCGCGCATCCACTTTCACGGCAACAATAAATCGCCGGATGAAATCAACATGGCGCTTGATGCAGGCATCGGCTGCTTCGTAGTAGACAATTCTATTGAGCTTAAAGTGCTTAATGCGCTGGCGAAGGACAAAGGCTTGACAGTTAAAATTTTGCTGCGGATTACGCCGGGTGTTGAGGCGCATACGCATGACTATATTTCCACAGGCCAACAGGATTCCAAGTTCGGCTTCGACTTGACGAATGGCGCGGCTAAGCAGGCGATTAAAGAAGCGATGGAGCTGTCCAATCTGGATGTGCTTGGCGTTCATTCCCACATCGGCTCGCAAATTTTTGAAGTAGACGGCTTCAAGATGGCTGTTGAGAAAATGTCGGCGTTTGCGATTGAAATTCGCCAAGACCTTGGCTTGACGTTCCAAGTTATCAACCTTGGCGGCGGCTTCGGCATCCGTTATGTTGACGGAGATTCCCCGCTTCCAGTTGCTCAATACGTGGCAGCGATTACGGATACGCTTATTTCCAGCTTTACAGCAGCGGATTTCCCGCTACCTGAAATTTGGGTTGAGCCAGGCCGCAGCATGGTTGGCGACGCAGGCACAACGCTTTATACCGTTGGAACGAGCAAAGAAATTCCAGGCGTGCGCAAATATATCGCTGTAGACGGCGGCATGATGGATAACCCGCGTCCGGCGCTTTATCAATCCGTTTATGAAGCGGTGCTTGCAAATCGTGCGAACGAAGCGAATGAAGAGACTGTGACCGTAGCGGGCAAAGCTTGCGAAAGCGGCGACAAGCTCATTATTGATCTGGAATTGCCGAAAGCAAACAGCGGCGATCTGCTTGCAGTATTTTGCACAGGCGCTTATAATTATTCGATGGCGAGCAACTACAACCGTTTCCGCCGTCCAGCTGTCGTATTTGTCAAAGATGGCGCGTCTGATCTCGTCGTTCAGCGTGAATCTTTGGACAATATTGTCGGCAATGACTTGCTTCCGGCAAGACTTCGCAAAACAGCCCTTGCGAAATAA
- a CDS encoding peptidylprolyl isomerase — protein sequence MAKQAKITMANGAEVIIDLFDQDAPNTVANFEKLANDGFYNGLTFHRVIPGFVAQGGCPTGNGTGGPGYTINCEINPNKHERGTLAMAHAGRNTGGSQFYIGYAPQPHLDGGHTVFGKVAKGMEHVDTFRQGEKMEKVEIVTV from the coding sequence ATGGCAAAACAAGCGAAAATTACAATGGCAAACGGAGCAGAGGTTATTATTGACCTTTTTGATCAAGATGCGCCTAACACAGTTGCAAACTTCGAGAAGCTTGCAAACGATGGTTTTTATAATGGTTTGACTTTCCACCGTGTAATCCCGGGCTTCGTTGCTCAAGGCGGCTGCCCTACAGGCAACGGCACTGGCGGACCTGGCTACACCATCAACTGTGAGATCAACCCGAACAAGCATGAGCGCGGTACGCTTGCAATGGCGCATGCTGGACGCAACACAGGCGGAAGCCAATTCTACATCGGCTATGCTCCACAGCCGCATTTGGATGGCGGACACACTGTATTTGGCAAAGTCGCTAAAGGCATGGAGCATGTTGACACGTTCCGCCAAGGCGAAAAAATGGAAAAAGTTGAAATCGTAACGGTTTAA
- the ribD gene encoding bifunctional diaminohydroxyphosphoribosylaminopyrimidine deaminase/5-amino-6-(5-phosphoribosylamino)uracil reductase RibD — protein sequence MDILNDSYYMSLALDMAEKAAGQTDINPVVGCVVVKDGRIIGLGTHLKRGTGHAEVHALQMAGEEAEGATAYVTLEPCSHFGKTPPCCERLIDAKVARVVVATTDPNPQVAGRGLERLKECGIEVEVGLLGERSNQMNEKFNKYITTKLPFVTLKTASTLDGKIASRTGDSRWVTGSAAREQVHTLRHQHMGIMVGIGTVLADDPQLTTRADVPALHPVRIVIDSSLKLPLTARVVTDRTARTIVIATEQADEAKAQELLAAGVELIRAGTGKQVDLPQAMRKLGELEIGSILLEGGGKLNGAMLTAGLIDKIMLYMAPKIIGGAAAPGTFDFEGFEKMAQAIELERMQVEQAGADICISGYPAYRDV from the coding sequence ATGGATATTTTGAATGACAGTTATTATATGAGCTTGGCACTGGATATGGCAGAGAAAGCGGCTGGGCAGACGGATATTAATCCCGTCGTCGGCTGCGTCGTAGTAAAGGATGGCCGGATTATCGGCCTCGGCACGCATCTCAAGCGGGGAACCGGGCATGCCGAGGTGCATGCGCTGCAAATGGCGGGAGAGGAAGCGGAAGGCGCCACCGCTTATGTGACGCTGGAGCCTTGCAGCCATTTTGGCAAGACGCCTCCTTGCTGCGAAAGGCTCATTGATGCCAAGGTCGCACGGGTAGTCGTGGCTACAACCGATCCGAATCCGCAGGTAGCTGGGCGTGGCCTTGAACGGCTGAAGGAATGCGGCATTGAGGTTGAAGTGGGCCTACTAGGAGAACGCTCCAACCAAATGAATGAGAAATTCAACAAATACATTACGACGAAGCTGCCGTTTGTCACCCTTAAGACAGCGAGCACGCTCGACGGCAAAATCGCTTCCCGCACCGGAGACAGCAGATGGGTAACGGGCAGTGCGGCAAGGGAGCAGGTGCACACGCTGCGCCATCAGCATATGGGCATCATGGTCGGTATCGGCACCGTGCTTGCCGATGATCCCCAGCTGACGACGAGAGCGGACGTACCGGCGCTGCATCCGGTGCGTATAGTCATCGACAGCAGCCTCAAGCTGCCGCTCACCGCGCGTGTAGTGACGGATCGGACAGCAAGGACGATCGTCATTGCAACTGAGCAGGCGGATGAAGCCAAGGCGCAGGAGCTGCTGGCAGCCGGCGTTGAGCTCATTCGGGCAGGCACTGGCAAGCAGGTAGATTTGCCGCAAGCAATGAGAAAGCTTGGCGAGCTGGAAATCGGTTCGATTTTGCTGGAAGGCGGCGGCAAGCTTAATGGCGCGATGCTGACAGCCGGACTCATCGACAAAATCATGCTTTATATGGCGCCTAAAATTATCGGCGGGGCAGCCGCTCCCGGCACCTTTGATTTTGAAGGTTTTGAGAAAATGGCACAGGCGATTGAGCTGGAGCGTATGCAGGTGGAACAAGCGGGGGCTGATATTTGCATTAGCGGCTACCCTGCCTACCGCGATGTTTAG
- the ribE gene encoding riboflavin synthase, with the protein MFTGLIEEVGKLKRVVKQGEAMVVTIGASRVLEGVALGDSIAVNGVCLTVISFTGSTFDADVMPETYRRSNLHQLKPGEQVNLERAMLAGGRFGGHMVQGHIDGTGTIAKRETDANAVIFSIKLHDAATLKYVIPKGSIAIDGISLTVVGTNDSGFSVSVIPHTLGETALLDKRIGDSVNIECDMIGKYVEHLLHFKPAREAGAASGSKAGKAGGAKLSAAFLSENGFM; encoded by the coding sequence GTGTTTACAGGTCTGATTGAAGAAGTCGGCAAGCTGAAGCGGGTGGTCAAGCAGGGCGAGGCGATGGTAGTAACGATTGGTGCTTCCCGCGTCCTAGAAGGCGTAGCACTTGGTGACAGCATTGCGGTAAACGGCGTATGTCTGACAGTCATCTCCTTTACGGGCAGCACCTTTGATGCCGATGTGATGCCAGAAACGTACCGGCGCTCCAATCTTCACCAGCTGAAGCCCGGCGAGCAGGTCAATCTGGAGCGGGCGATGCTGGCAGGAGGGCGCTTCGGCGGTCATATGGTTCAGGGGCATATTGACGGTACAGGAACCATTGCCAAAAGGGAAACCGATGCCAATGCTGTCATATTCAGCATAAAGCTCCATGATGCGGCAACGCTTAAATATGTCATTCCTAAAGGTTCGATCGCCATTGATGGCATCAGCTTGACGGTTGTCGGGACGAATGATTCAGGCTTCTCAGTATCGGTCATCCCGCATACGCTGGGAGAAACGGCATTACTGGATAAGCGCATAGGCGATTCGGTTAATATCGAATGCGATATGATTGGCAAATATGTGGAGCATTTGCTGCATTTCAAGCCAGCACGCGAGGCTGGAGCGGCGTCCGGCAGCAAAGCCGGCAAGGCTGGCGGAGCAAAGCTGAGTGCTGCTTTTCTTAGTGAAAATGGATTTATGTAA
- a CDS encoding bifunctional 3,4-dihydroxy-2-butanone-4-phosphate synthase/GTP cyclohydrolase II translates to MGQQDQPLEKSLFNTIEEALEDLLLGKPVIVVDDEDRENEGDLIALASMATPEVINFMITKARGLVCVPITAERAEQLELPPMVARNTDFHGTAFTVSVDHISTTTGISAHERSETVKSLIDPNTKAADFRKPGHIFPLIAKDGGVLRRAGHTEAGIDLALMCGSEPAAVICEVINEDGTMARLPDLVAFKHEHDLKLITIQELIIYRNAKEKLVERVVEVNMPTDFGDFKAIGFTNEVDGKEHVAFVKGEIDPETPLLVRVHSECLTGDVFHSHRCDCGPQLAAALTQIEEAGNGVLLYMRQEGRGIGLINKLKAYVLQEQGLDTVDANLQLGFAPDLRDYGIGAQILRDLGIRKMRLLTNNPRKIKGLEGYGLEVTERVPIQMEANKDNDRYLRTKQAKLGHLFDFQDQNQEQQ, encoded by the coding sequence ATGGGACAGCAGGATCAGCCTTTAGAGAAATCTTTGTTCAATACGATTGAGGAAGCGCTTGAGGATTTGCTGCTTGGCAAGCCCGTTATCGTTGTAGATGATGAGGATCGGGAAAATGAGGGCGACCTCATTGCGCTGGCCTCCATGGCGACGCCTGAAGTCATCAATTTTATGATTACAAAGGCGCGGGGGCTTGTGTGCGTTCCGATTACCGCAGAGCGGGCGGAGCAATTGGAGCTGCCGCCGATGGTAGCGCGTAACACGGATTTTCATGGAACGGCGTTTACCGTTTCCGTTGACCATATTTCCACAACGACCGGCATCTCCGCGCATGAGCGCTCCGAGACGGTCAAGTCGCTTATTGACCCGAATACGAAGGCGGCTGATTTCCGCAAGCCGGGCCACATTTTTCCGCTAATTGCGAAAGATGGCGGCGTGCTAAGACGGGCAGGCCACACAGAGGCGGGTATCGATCTGGCCCTGATGTGCGGCTCGGAGCCGGCAGCGGTCATCTGCGAGGTCATTAATGAAGATGGCACGATGGCAAGATTGCCGGATCTCGTGGCGTTTAAGCATGAGCATGATCTCAAGCTTATTACAATCCAAGAGCTGATTATATACCGCAATGCGAAGGAGAAGCTCGTCGAGCGTGTCGTTGAGGTTAATATGCCAACGGATTTCGGCGATTTCAAAGCCATTGGTTTTACGAATGAAGTAGATGGCAAGGAGCATGTCGCTTTTGTCAAAGGCGAGATTGATCCAGAAACTCCGCTGCTTGTGCGCGTGCACTCGGAATGCTTGACGGGCGATGTGTTCCATTCGCATCGTTGTGATTGCGGGCCGCAGCTTGCGGCAGCGCTGACGCAGATTGAGGAAGCGGGCAATGGCGTGCTGCTCTATATGCGCCAGGAAGGACGCGGAATCGGTCTGATCAACAAGCTGAAAGCTTATGTGCTTCAGGAGCAAGGGCTGGATACGGTCGATGCCAACTTGCAGCTTGGGTTTGCGCCGGACTTGCGGGACTACGGTATTGGAGCACAAATTTTGCGCGATCTCGGCATTCGCAAAATGCGCTTGCTCACCAACAACCCGCGCAAGATTAAAGGGCTGGAAGGCTATGGCCTTGAAGTTACCGAGCGTGTGCCGATTCAAATGGAAGCGAATAAGGACAATGACCGTTATTTGCGGACGAAGCAGGCGAAGCTGGGCCATCTGTTTGATTTTCAGGATCAAAACCAGGAACAACAGTAA